ACTTCTTTGCTGTGAAGCTCGGTTTCAACCCCTCTATCAGTTATTGCCCCGATGATCGATTTCTCTGATCCATCGCTGATCTATCAAATTAAAGTGACATTAAAAACAATTTTATCTTTGGTTTTATGCTTTTTCCACTGACAATATTTCCTTCAACAAGTTCCGTCGTGCTTTCCAAAAAATTCACATAACAGAAGAAACAAACTTACAAAATTGATGAAATTTACTTAATTGATAttgaaattatatataaaaaagataataataaagaGAAAACTAAACTAACTTGGTCCTATTATATCTAAATACAATATTACAACTACTCTTCATGTTTGAAAAAACTAAGAATCTCGTCGACCACTAAACTTACTATCCCTTTCTTCTCCTCCTTCTTCCTCCAATTGACATGCTCAAAATCTGATTCAAAGGGAAAATTCTGCCGAGGAATGAAATTTAAATTCCCAATCCCTTCCTTAATGTTAATGTTGTAGAATACTGTACTTGACCTGCTGAAATATTTCAGCATCGCAAAATCACTATTACAAAATGCTATAATTCTAAAGATGCTATAATTCTAAAGCTGGAGTCATTAGAATATTTACAAGTAATGGAGGCTCTCTTTGTCCATAGATTTTGCTGGTAAAACCAAAAGTCGACGATACGGGGATCATCTCTCCTTGCACTAGTGAATCCCAGCTTGCCTTCATAGTCTACGAGACTCGGTCCTTGACTGTAAGAAGACATTCCAGGATTTGGGAATTCAATGAATCTCCAATTCTCTTATTCCACATTATATGCCAAAATATTATCTTTGTTTGTGAACCAGTTACGTGCACCACAAGCTGACACCGGAAGCTTCTGACGTTCATAACAAGATACAATCAGAAGCCCCTTTATCATTTTTCGCGGCTTCCAAAGCCATGAGTCGGAATCAAACACCTGAATCTCCATTGCCAATGGTGACAACGTATTTCTTATTGTAACGATTTTGAAATGCAAATGAGCTTTCGATCTGTAAACTGTCGAGCCAATAAATGGAATGGTAAGCCAAAAATAATCAGCTGGCGGCCAATTAAAATCTGTTAATGATGTATGTCTTGATATAATTTGGTATTGCCGGGTACAAGGTTTGCAGACAGAGTATACCCTGTCGGCTAAATTAGTTCCCACGCAGAGCAATATACCCTGCTTCGTCGATGCTTCTATTACTTTGGTATGTCCAAGATTTTCAGGTAAGAAATCAAAAGATATAATTGGTGGCTTAGAAGATGATATTGAATTTTCACCAATATCACTCGTAGAGACAAACGTGGAGTTGTTTATATCATAATCCTGTGCAATGAATCCACGTACTGTTTTTGTTCTTTGACTGTGAAGATTCAGAAAAGAGGATTCGTATATCCGACTGTTGATTTCTTTTGATAGGATCCTACACTTTCCTAATGATCGCAGCGAAGCTCGCAACAGAATCTCCCAGATTGTGTCCGAAGGAAGACCGACGTAAGAAGACGCAGCAGACGACCACGTCGTCCCCATGTTTTAAAAGCTTTAACTTGATCAGTCTTCTTGAAATAATAATTTCCTATTGGCTACTTCTCAATTAAACCTTTCGTCTTGTATCGTGACTAATTGGCAGATATAGGAATCCTTTTCTTCCTGGACAAGTTTCACGacttttgtttctatttggtctctTTCATATTTGGGCCTGTTTCTTAATTTTCGGGCCCAACCCGTATAAGGATTCCATTAAAATCGAATTGTAAAATCTGAAAATCACCCGAATTGATTGGTAAATCAAATGACTGGGTCAGTTGAACCGACCGATCTAACTAATTTTTAATCTTGAAAAGTTACCTGATTTACTGAGCGGTAAAAATTATTTACAATTGTAGTGCAATTGACATCAAACCTTGTTAGAGAGCTGAAAGATCTCACATTCTGATCAGAGAGACCCAAATAAAATCCCCAATTCGCCAATTACCATTCAATCAATCAGCTAAATCGAAAGTATGGAAGTGCCAGGATCGTCGAAGAAGATGATTGCGACACAGCAGGAGATGGTAGAAAACAAAGTCCCAATTCCTTATCGCGACCAGTGCGCTCATTTGCTGATCCCGTTGAACAAGTGTCGTCAATCTGAATTCTATCTCCCATGGAAATGCGAGAACGAGCGTCACGTTTATGAGAAGTGCGAGTACGAGCTTGTCATGGAGCGTATGCTTCAGATGCAGAAGATCCGCGAACAGGAGGCTAAGTTGAAGCAGACCCAGAAACAAGGAGGCGCCGCCACCATCGGTCTTGCCCCAACCACCGCTAATGTTTGACAAGGTTAGTTATCTCCTCTGTTGTTTGGATAAAAAACTTTTTAGTGTGATTTTAGAGTTAATTTGATGTTGGGTCTTCTTAATTGGGGGATTTTATCACCGCTAGTTATTGTTTTCCCTGTTAGTTTTGAGAATTAGAGGATTGAATTCATAAAATTGTTTCTCTCTGTGTTTTGCTAGCATAGGAATTGTTTGCATTGTTTGTTCTAGTTCCCCTCAAATGAAAAATGTTAGATTTTTAAGGAATCACTTTCAGTATGCAAAAGGAAAATGGCGAAGAAAGCCACATCTAACTTTCGAGTTTATGTGATAGCCAAATCTCCAAAGTTGTAATTTAACCTCAATCCTCAAAGCAAGTATTCTTAACTTAACAACGGATCTTCTACTTTTTATGTAGCTAAGATCACTTGAAGATTGCTTCTTCTTCTCATCATTACTTGCTTTGTACTGTTTCTTTTATTGTTCCCAGCTGAATGAAAGGATTACCTTCTGCCTTAGCTTATATTTTTTTTGGTTCATTATCCTATCACCTACCAAGTAACCTGTTTAGTCTAGCAGCCGGCCAAGTGTCATTACTCATTAGTTCTTAGCACGCAGTTCAAATATGGGGTAAAATGTCTCAAATTAAAGCCAGGAGCTAATCAAAGACATTCCATCGTTTGTTGTCCTTTTTGGTAGAGTTtgtcaggatttgaattttcctcTTTTGTGCTAGTGATTGGAATCTAGGAAAGATAAATCTGTTCATGACTAGGTTTTCTGTAATTGATAACTCTT
The nucleotide sequence above comes from Rutidosis leptorrhynchoides isolate AG116_Rl617_1_P2 unplaced genomic scaffold, CSIRO_AGI_Rlap_v1 contig505, whole genome shotgun sequence. Encoded proteins:
- the LOC139884122 gene encoding uncharacterized protein; translated protein: MGTTWSSAASSYVGLPSDTIWEILLRASLRSLGKCRILSKEINSRIYESSFLNLHSQRTKTVRGFIAQDYDINNSTFVSTSDIGENSISSSKPPIISFDFLPENLGHTKVIEASTKQGILLCVGTNLADRVYSVCKPCTRQYQIISRHTSLTDFNWPPADYFWLTIPFIGSTVYRSKAHLHFKIVTIRNTLSPLAMEIQVFDSDSWLWKPRKMIKGLLIVSCYERQKLPVSACGARNWFTNKDNILAYNVE
- the LOC139884123 gene encoding NADH dehydrogenase [ubiquinone] 1 beta subcomplex subunit 7-like, which codes for MEVPGSSKKMIATQQEMVENKVPIPYRDQCAHLLIPLNKCRQSEFYLPWKCENERHVYEKCEYELVMERMLQMQKIREQEAKLKQTQKQGGAATIGLAPTTANCDFRVNLMLGLLNWGILSPLVIVFPIFKESLSVCKRKMAKKATSNFRVYVIAKSPKL